One window of the Macaca thibetana thibetana isolate TM-01 chromosome 13, ASM2454274v1, whole genome shotgun sequence genome contains the following:
- the MRPL35 gene encoding 39S ribosomal protein L35, mitochondrial, which produces MASFVFAGAVRAASGILRPLNILASSTYRSCVKNASLISALSTGRFSHIQIPVVSSTPRLTTSERNLTCGHTSEILHRLAPVLPSVLKLPVRSLTYFSTRKGKRKTVKAVIHRFLRLHCGLWVRRKAGYKKKLWKKTPARKKRLREFVFCNKTQSKLLDKMTTSFWKRRNWYVDDPYQKYHDRTNLKV; this is translated from the exons ATGGCTTCCTTTGTCTTTGCTGGTGCAGTGAGAGCAGCTTCAG GAATCCTACGGCCCCTGAATATTTTGGCATCTTCAACCTATCGCAGCTGTGTCAAGAATGCCTCTCTTATTTCTGCATTGTCCACTGGACGCTTTAGTCATATTCAGATACCAGTTGTTTCTTCCACTCCCAGACTTACCACATCTGAGAGGAACCTGACATGTGGGCATACTTCAGAGATCCTTCATAG attggCCCCCGTGCTTCCAAGTGTCCTGAAGCTACCAGTCAGATCTCTAACATACTTCAGTAcaagaaaaggcaagagaaagactGTGAAAGCTGTCATCCATAGGTTTCTTCGACTTCATTGTGGCCTATGGGTGAGGAGAAAG GCTGGCTATAagaaaaaattatggaaaaagaCACCTGCAAGAAAAAAGCGATTGAGGGAATTTGTGTTCTGCAATAAAACCCAGAGTAAACTCTTAGATAAGATGACGACGTCCTTCTGGAAGAGGCGAAACTGGTATGTCGATGATCCTTATCAGAAGTATCATGATCGAACAAACCTGAAAGTATAG